GCGTCGGCGAGCAGGCGCCCGAGCACGTCCACAAGATCTCGCCGGTCCTCGTCCTTGAAGGCCCGTGCCAGACTCGCCGCCACGCCCGCGTAGCGGAGGGTGGCGTAGCACCCGGGCCAGCCGGCGGGGACCGGGTACGGCGCGAGCGGACCGAGCACCGGCAGGGCGAGATCGCACAGCTGTGCACGGCACCCGGTGCACACCGTCACCCCCGGCCGGCCGCACCCGGCGCAGCTGTCCGGCAGGACGAGGTCCCCGGCTGCGGCCAGGACGCTGCCGAGACCCATGGTGACCACGTGCCCAGCCTGACGACCGCGACCGCGGCGGGCACCCCCCTTCGCCCGGCCGGGGACATCACCACGGCGCGGGGTCGGGTGTGGACGACGGCGTCAGACCCCGGCGGTGACGACGTCGTCGATGGCCTTCAGCTCCTGCCAACGGCCGCCGGCACGCTGGAAGATGCGGTCCTTCGTGGTCCGGATCACGACGTCCTGGTCGTCGCCGGTCGTGGTGATGGCGACGGCGCCCTTGCGCTGGGTCATGGCCCTGACCGGTCCACCGACCTCCACGAGGTACGGCTGCATGTCCTCCTGCTTGTCGCGGCGGCCGATGACGGCGAGCGTGGACTGACCGACCCACACCGCATCGAGCATCTCGACCAGTTCCGCCCCGATGCGAAAGCCCTGCGGGGAGGTCGAGGTCGGCAGCCCGTTCGCCTGGCGGACGATGCCGGAAACCTGCAGGGTGCTCCCGGTTCCGGGCTCGTCCTCGGAGATCACCGCGATCCGGCTGCCCTCGGGAGAGACCACCGCAGCACGGACGAATCGGGTGCCCAACCACTGGGCGGGCACGTGCTGCGGGGCGGAGTCGGCCCGGTTGTCGGGGTCGACGGTGGAGTTGATCGCCCACAGTCGATAGCCCTCCTCGCGGCCGAGCCCGGAGCCACCGACCCAGAGCACACCGCCGTAGTCGTAGCAGGGCCGGGTCAACGAGGCGGCAAAGCGACTCACGTGGACCTGCGTGCCGTCCTCGAGCACGCGGTGCAGGTTGTCCCGCTTGCCGTCGACGGCCGCCAACTCCTTGCCGTCGGGCCGCAGCGCCAGCAAGCGCCACTCCGGCTGCAGAGGAGGGAAGGGGGACTGCGCCCGGCGCACGTCAGCGGTCGAGACGGAGGTCAACCGGTCCTCGACCGGCACGACCTGGTTCCCATGACGGACCAGGACGGTCGGTGTGTTCGTCTGGGTGCGGTCGACGAAGCCGAGCTGCTCGGGCGAGGTCAGGGGAGCCGTCATACCGAGGTCCAGGGGCGCACCCGAGAGGGAGATCGCCACCTCCGTGACCCCCGGCAGGGACATCAGGGTGGCCACGAGCTGTGCCGCCAGTCGCTTGCGTGCGGTGGCGTCGTCGGCGACCGACTCGCTCTCGAGGTCGACGATCGCCGCGCCGCTGCGCACCGGGACGGCGTCCACCGCGAGCCGCGCCCCGATGTCGCTGGACACGGCCTCACGCAGATAGCTGGGGATGCTGCCCAACTGGGCACGGGTCAACCGCGTGGCCATCTGGTCCTGGGTCACCCACCGCTGGTCCACGACCAGCGCGTTCCACCCGACGGCCGGGTAGTGCACGGGGTACTCGCGGTAGATGTACTCGACCTCGGTCTCCTCGAGCATCCGACCGAATCCGTCCTGGAGCTCGTCGATGCGCCACTCGCCGTCGACGCGCCCGACGTGGAAGTCGAATGCGGCGCCGTCGTAGGGCGGCGAGACGAGATAACGACCATCGGCGTTGATGCGCGCGACGACGCGCGCATCAACCCGGTAGGCCCCGTCGCCGAGAGCCTTGATCTCGAGGTCCCCGGTGTAGATCACCGTCTGGCTGTCCGGGATCCAGCCCTGGGCCGTCGCCTGAGTGAGGTAGGCGCGGGTGACCTCCAGTCCCTCGCCGCTGGTGGTCCCGGCGCGAAGGAAGCCCCGGATGATCTCCTCGGCCGTGGCGCCGGGGGTGGGTCCGTTGGGCGTGCGCGACAGCGGCTGGGGGCGGGGGCCGTCGATCTGCAGCCCCGGACGGATCGTCGAGCTGGTGTTCAGCCCGCACCCGGCGAGGGTGCCCACCACCGCCAGACCGAGCGCGCTGCGCCGGGTGATCTCCGTGCCGGTCACGGGGACCCGACCTCCCCGGGCAGCCGTCCCTCTCGTGGCGTCAGGGGCAGCGGCGACGTCGTCAGCAGGGCACCGGCGGCGCGCGGGACGGTCAGTCGGAAGCGGGAGCCCTCCCCCGGCTCACCCCATGCCTGCAACCACCCGTGGTGCAGTCGGGCGTCCTCGAGCGCGATGGCCAGACCGAGTCCGGACCCTCCGGTGGTGCGGGTGCGGGCCGGGTCGGCACGCCAGAAGCG
The DNA window shown above is from Janibacter sp. A1S7 and carries:
- a CDS encoding GerMN domain-containing protein, with product MTGTEITRRSALGLAVVGTLAGCGLNTSSTIRPGLQIDGPRPQPLSRTPNGPTPGATAEEIIRGFLRAGTTSGEGLEVTRAYLTQATAQGWIPDSQTVIYTGDLEIKALGDGAYRVDARVVARINADGRYLVSPPYDGAAFDFHVGRVDGEWRIDELQDGFGRMLEETEVEYIYREYPVHYPAVGWNALVVDQRWVTQDQMATRLTRAQLGSIPSYLREAVSSDIGARLAVDAVPVRSGAAIVDLESESVADDATARKRLAAQLVATLMSLPGVTEVAISLSGAPLDLGMTAPLTSPEQLGFVDRTQTNTPTVLVRHGNQVVPVEDRLTSVSTADVRRAQSPFPPLQPEWRLLALRPDGKELAAVDGKRDNLHRVLEDGTQVHVSRFAASLTRPCYDYGGVLWVGGSGLGREEGYRLWAINSTVDPDNRADSAPQHVPAQWLGTRFVRAAVVSPEGSRIAVISEDEPGTGSTLQVSGIVRQANGLPTSTSPQGFRIGAELVEMLDAVWVGQSTLAVIGRRDKQEDMQPYLVEVGGPVRAMTQRKGAVAITTTGDDQDVVIRTTKDRIFQRAGGRWQELKAIDDVVTAGV